One window of Acidimicrobiales bacterium genomic DNA carries:
- a CDS encoding branched-chain amino acid ABC transporter permease — protein MSNLVQIVVYGMTVGSVLALVALGYNLVFATSRVVNFAQGSMLVVGGYIAFAFVRAGVPLWGAVPLSALAGAAVGVAIDVVAIRPLREFDPGTSVGWILTTFAAGLILLDVIKLTIGAEPRTIPALADSVFGWRGSTVAGIPIVPADVLIVVSALVLMVVGEYVQRHTMAGRALRAVSQDRAAASLMGINPRLTVTASFAIAGALGALAAVLLAPRLFVKFDNGTLLGIQAFVAAVIGGLGSTRGAVLGGFVLGFVGAILRVVSSSGGQYEPLVIFVVFLLVLVVRPTGLLGLPVVEKA, from the coding sequence GTGAGCAACCTCGTACAAATAGTCGTCTACGGGATGACGGTGGGGTCGGTGCTGGCGCTCGTCGCGCTCGGCTACAACCTCGTGTTCGCCACGAGTCGCGTCGTGAACTTCGCCCAGGGCTCGATGCTCGTCGTCGGCGGCTACATCGCCTTCGCCTTCGTACGCGCCGGCGTCCCGTTGTGGGGTGCGGTGCCGCTCTCGGCGCTCGCCGGCGCCGCCGTCGGTGTCGCCATCGACGTCGTGGCGATACGGCCGCTGCGCGAGTTCGACCCGGGGACGAGCGTCGGGTGGATCCTCACGACGTTCGCTGCCGGTCTCATCCTCCTCGACGTCATCAAGCTCACGATCGGCGCTGAACCGCGCACCATCCCGGCGCTGGCCGACTCGGTGTTCGGTTGGCGCGGCTCGACAGTGGCCGGCATTCCGATCGTGCCTGCCGACGTTTTGATCGTCGTCAGCGCGCTGGTGTTGATGGTGGTGGGCGAGTACGTGCAGCGCCACACGATGGCGGGCCGTGCGTTGCGCGCCGTGTCGCAGGACCGCGCCGCCGCGTCGCTCATGGGCATCAACCCGCGCTTGACGGTGACGGCCAGCTTCGCCATCGCCGGCGCCCTCGGCGCGCTGGCGGCCGTGTTGCTGGCGCCGCGGCTGTTCGTCAAGTTCGACAACGGCACCCTGCTCGGGATCCAGGCGTTCGTCGCCGCGGTCATCGGCGGTCTCGGTTCGACGCGGGGTGCGGTACTCGGCGGATTCGTGCTCGGCTTCGTCGGCGCCATCCTGCGCGTCGTGTCCTCGAGCGGAGGCCAGTACGAACCGCTCGTCATCTTCGTGGTGTTCCTGCTCGTCCTGGTCGTGCGGCCCACTGGTCTGCTCGGCTTGCCCGTCGTAGAAAAGGCGTAA
- a CDS encoding ABC transporter substrate-binding protein, with amino-acid sequence MKWAGSVGFGTMSVLALTACGGGGNKNDQSSATTAADKSRGFTASGDTLKVGVVGIFSGVGAFVGRIVNNSLDAAVAQINATGGIGGRKVEVIKRDTGTDPQAGVKAYQAFASDSSVIGILWCGGAGLDESRAQIKRDNMPVIAVFNDLYSSKSLYPSAPERSIFQMLMPDSMAFDVLANYAKNDRGYSKVGLIYDTLIGANAKEYFTASMSKYGMSTAGMESYQLGDADFGPQINRLKGQKGHSLFVWGIAGDTAGIAKAIDKVGGGYVDTPTAKAGGWNPHIMGSPGGTGEHTWADLAGSAAKIGTLTAWHVGGLVSLPSFAIRGWMQKFLKKGVTGGEESPADGLFALLKATQSAGSTDRQKMVTALETMGDIKFASLPFSFSADRHLSKTMDDLLIVTLEKSSGPAKTTPAYELGAEWKSVFPAGYVGPTHLVRPTLEANKRAHPDTMAEVLRLGYGTQCTKHADGTLGNECKIH; translated from the coding sequence GTGAAGTGGGCCGGCTCGGTCGGCTTCGGCACGATGTCGGTGCTCGCCCTCACCGCTTGCGGTGGTGGCGGTAACAAGAACGACCAGTCGTCGGCCACCACGGCGGCCGACAAGTCGCGGGGCTTCACCGCTTCGGGCGACACGCTGAAGGTCGGTGTCGTCGGCATCTTCTCCGGCGTCGGCGCCTTCGTGGGCCGCATCGTCAACAACTCACTCGACGCCGCCGTCGCCCAGATCAATGCGACGGGCGGCATCGGCGGGCGCAAGGTGGAGGTCATCAAGCGCGACACGGGTACCGACCCGCAGGCGGGCGTGAAGGCGTACCAGGCGTTCGCGTCGGACTCGAGCGTCATCGGCATCCTGTGGTGCGGCGGTGCCGGCCTCGACGAGAGTCGGGCGCAGATCAAGCGCGACAACATGCCCGTCATCGCGGTGTTCAACGACTTGTACTCGTCGAAGAGCCTGTACCCCAGCGCGCCCGAGCGGTCGATCTTCCAGATGCTCATGCCCGACTCGATGGCCTTCGACGTCCTCGCCAACTACGCCAAGAACGACCGCGGCTACTCGAAGGTCGGCCTCATCTACGACACGCTGATCGGCGCCAACGCCAAGGAGTACTTCACCGCGTCGATGAGCAAGTACGGGATGTCGACCGCCGGCATGGAGAGCTACCAGCTCGGCGACGCCGACTTCGGTCCGCAGATCAACCGGCTCAAGGGTCAGAAAGGTCACTCCCTGTTCGTCTGGGGTATCGCTGGTGACACCGCCGGCATCGCCAAGGCGATCGACAAGGTGGGCGGCGGCTACGTCGACACCCCGACGGCGAAGGCCGGCGGTTGGAACCCGCACATCATGGGGTCGCCCGGTGGCACCGGCGAGCACACGTGGGCCGACCTCGCCGGCTCCGCCGCCAAGATCGGAACGCTGACGGCGTGGCATGTCGGCGGGCTCGTCTCGCTGCCCAGCTTCGCCATCCGCGGCTGGATGCAGAAGTTCCTGAAGAAGGGCGTCACCGGTGGCGAAGAGTCGCCGGCCGACGGCCTGTTCGCGCTGCTCAAGGCCACGCAGAGCGCCGGGTCGACGGATCGTCAGAAGATGGTCACCGCCCTCGAGACGATGGGCGATATCAAGTTCGCGTCGCTGCCGTTCAGCTTCAGCGCCGACCGCCACCTCTCCAAGACGATGGACGACCTGCTGATCGTCACCCTCGAGAAGTCGTCGGGGCCGGCCAAGACGACGCCGGCGTACGAACTCGGCGCGGAATGGAAGAGCGTGTTCCCCGCGGGCTACGTCGGCCCTACGCACCTCGTGCGCCCGACGCTCGAAGCAAACAAGCGCGCCCATCCGGACACGATGGCGGAGGTGTTGCGCCTCGGCTACGGCACGCAGTGCACCAAGCACGCCGACGGCACGCTCGGCAACGAGTGCAAGATTCACTAG